The Rhodothermales bacterium genome segment GTCTTGAGCCAGAACTCGGCCGTATAGGAGCGATCTCCCGTGAACACAGGAAGGCGACGACCTCGCAGTTCGATTCGGCTGCTACCACCGAACACCGCCATCATGTTCGACTCGTCCATGTGCGAGGGCTCCGTACTCAGCGCCTCTCGAAGCGCCAGGGCCAACTCCGCCTTCGGCTCTTCACCGGCCACAGCCACGACGCTGGGTGTCAGACTCAACATCCCTCTGCTTGCGTACTTCGGCGCAGAGAGCTTGAGGACAATAGACTGCGGGCCCGCTTCGGGATTCTCGGACGTGATACGATACACCGCGTCGTCGGCATCCAGAGACCATGAGGCCGGATGTCGGCGGCCGGCTCGGACAACCGCCACATCAACGAGCTTCCAGCCTCCGGGAAGGCTCAGTGCTCCTCCCATGAGCGGTTCGGAGCCATCCCACTCGACGTAGATATTACCCTGGTCGCCCTCTGCAAAGACGGGTCTCGCATCCGTAAGGCGCAGTTGGCCGAAGGCCAAATTCGCACCGAGGCCGCAAGCGAGCGCCAGACTCAACGAGAGCCAGAGACGCGCAGGCCGCAGAAGTGATATGCCTGAAGGGACCAAAGCAGAAGACGGCGAATGCCGTGTTGATAGAACAACCTGCGTCCCGAACTGTCGACGATCGGCTGATAGACAGTGGTAGTCGGCCTGAATGATAGACCTCGGAATCGACTTCTGTCAAATGAATACCGGCAGGCACTGGCTTTCGTATCTTCATAAAACACTCAATTCGAAGATGTTTACCCTATGTCTGACGGCATGTTGACCGACTCTTGAGACCCACTTCGAGCGGTTCATTATGCGGGAACCAGGCGGGTCTGGTGCAGGATTATTGACAAATTGGAAGCGTAACCAAGACTATGTCCCAACGTTTTCGCGTAGGTGTGCTAACGGGCGGCGGTGACTGCCCGGGTTTGAATGCCGTAATTCGCGCAGTGACGAAAAGCCTCATCCTCCAGCACAATGCGCAGGTCATTGGCTTTGAGGATGGTTTCCTTGGCTTGATCGAGCGGCGGATCCGGCCGCTGTCATACTCGGACGTGAGCGGAATTCTCACCCGCGGGGGGACCATACTGGGCACGAGCAACAAGGCGAACCCCTTCAACTACCACGAGCGGGGCGGTGCAGACGTCTCGGCGCAGGTGGCGAGGAACTATGAAGAGCTCGGGCTGCGCGCTCTGATTACGATAGGGGGTGACGGGACCATGTCGATCTCCCATCGACTGAACGAGATGGGAATAAAGGTCGTGGGTGTGCCCAAAACGATTGACAACGATCTCGTGGGTACCGAGCGGACCTTCGGATTCGACACCGCTGTTTCGATCGCAACCGAAGCCATTGACCGTCTCCACACGACTGCGCAGAGTCACAACCGCGTGATGATCATTGAAACGATGGGGCGCTATGCTGGCTGGATTGCACTATTTGCCGGCACAGCCGGTGGCGCCGACATCATCCTGATGCCCGAACTCGACTACGACATTGAATCGGTCGCACGCATCTGCCGGGAGCGCGAGATGGGAGGACAGAATTTCACGATCATTGCGATCGCTGAGGGAGCCAAGCCGGTCGGTGGTGAACTGACGGTCAAGCGTGTCATCGCGGACAGTCCGGATCCGGTGCGCCTCGGAGGGATCGGGTATGTTCTCGGCGACCAGCTGCGCGGACTCATTCGCAGCGAGGTGCGTACGTCGGTGCTGGGACACATACAGCGAGGGGGAACACCGACGGCGTACGATCGAAATCTCGCCACGGCGTACGGATCGTTTGCCGCCTCGATGGTGATCGACGGACGATTTGGCCGCATGGTCGCTCTTCAGGGAAATCAATTAACTTCTGTCCGCCTCGAAGAGGTAGCAAACAAAACCAGAACGGTTCCAATGGACACACCGATGGTGGCAGCTGCACTCGCGGTCGGCACTTCGTTCGGAATTCCGGGAATGGATGTCCGCTTCGAAGGTCACGAAACTTCCGGCTCCGTATCCTGACCACTTAACTTCTCGACGCGTGAGCGACAACAACAACAAGAAATTTGTAGCTATTGCGGGCAACATCGGGGCCGGCAAAAGCACACTGACCGGTTTCATCAGCGATTACTTCCAGTGGGATGCTCTCTACGAGCGCGTCGACGACAATCCGTATCTGTCGGACTTTTACGACGACATGGAGCGATGGTCATTCAACCTGCAGGTCTTTTTTCTCTCCAGTCGCTTCAATCATCAGCGCAAGATCGAGCTCGCACCACAGTCAGTCGTCCAGGACAGGTCCATCTACGAGGACGCTGAGATCTTTGCTCGCAATCTGTACGAGATGGGCTTCATGACGGAGCGTGACTTTACCAACTACCAGGACCTGTTCGCGATCATGACGTCGTATCTGCGCCCTCCGGATTTGCTGGTGTACCTGCGAGCGTCCGTGCCGACACTGGTGAAGCACATTGAGTCGCGTGGGCGTGACTTTGAATCCACCATCCGAATCGAGTACCTGAAGAAACTCAACGTTCATTACGAGAACTGGATTGAGAGGTACGATCTCGGACCGAAACTGGTCATTGACGTCGACACGATTGATTTCGTCAACGAAGACGAACATCGCCGAGAAGTCCTCGGCCAAATTGAGGGCCGCCTGTTTGGCCTTTTCCCGGAATCTGCCCCGAAGCTGAGCCTTTGACTCGATCCGACCTTGAACCCCGGCCGCGCCGCGACCTCTTCGTGCGGGTTGCTTTTCTGGCGATTCTGATCGCGTTCGCCTCCCTGTCGCCCACGCGAGCACAGGAGGCAGCCCCGGCCGACTCCGTGTCGACGGCACCTCCAGATACGAACGCGACGATAGTGGGACCGGCGCCGGCCAGGCCCGCCTCTCCCCTGGCGATACCGGATTCAGCCCGCTCGGTGTGGCCGGAGAGCTTCAGGATTCCGATCGCTGCCCGCATCCCGGCCCGCACGCCTTCGCTCGAGTTGACCGACATGTTGCGCGACGAGCCGACGTCCATGCTGTACGACCTTGGCTCGTATGGTTGGCCGCACGGCTGGAGTCCGGCGGGGCTATCGCCGCAGCATGTTGGACTCGTCTGGAGCGGCATTCCATTTCGGGACCTATTCACAGGCCGCCCGCTCTACGATCTGCTGCCACTGGCTTCTGCCGGGACGCCGTCAATCGAGTATGCGCCCGACGACGGAAGCCCCGCAGGCCTCCGTGTCAGCACGCTCGTCGACTACGAGAAGACCGCCGACCCGCTGACAGAGCTTCGCTACCAGACAGGCAGCGGCCTGCAGAAGGTCTCGGGCCTCCACACGCAAAATCGACGGCTTGCGGTGGGCGGGCGTGACGGAGTGTTGAACCTGTTGTTCTCGTACGGGGGCGAAAGCGCGGACGGCGAGTATCCGGGAAGTCGCCTCACCCAGGGACGGCAGATCTACAGCCGCGTCAAGTTCCTGCGGCCTGGATGGAGCCTGGAGCTCGGCGATCTCTACAACAAGCGATCGGTGGGCGCCCACGGAGGAGTGGTTCCGCGCATCACCAACGATTTTGAATCGATCTACCAGAGACTTGGGGCCACCGTAATCGATTCGGACGCTCGCAGGTCGACAAAACGCAATGACGTGTTCGCGACATTCCGACGTGATCGAACGGGTGCGAGAAGAAACGTGACGTCAGCGACCGCAGGCTACTCCAGTCAGCGGTTTGAGTACCGGCGGCAGGCCGACACCCTGACGGTGCGATCAACCGCTCTCTTCTTTAAACTCTCGCACGCTCTCGCACGGACGAGGCACCGCTTGACGTTTGATATAGACGGATCCACGAATACCACAAGCCCCCGATCCGACGAACTCGTGTTTGCGAACGAAACGGATTCGCGGCTCCTTGCCACGGCCACCGAGGAGATACGTTTTGGAGCGCTGCACGCTCTGGCAAAACTGGGGATTGAGACCAGAAGTGATGGTACGCAACTTGTGGCCAAAGCCGCTGTTCGGCAGTCCT includes the following:
- a CDS encoding ATP-dependent 6-phosphofructokinase produces the protein MSQRFRVGVLTGGGDCPGLNAVIRAVTKSLILQHNAQVIGFEDGFLGLIERRIRPLSYSDVSGILTRGGTILGTSNKANPFNYHERGGADVSAQVARNYEELGLRALITIGGDGTMSISHRLNEMGIKVVGVPKTIDNDLVGTERTFGFDTAVSIATEAIDRLHTTAQSHNRVMIIETMGRYAGWIALFAGTAGGADIILMPELDYDIESVARICREREMGGQNFTIIAIAEGAKPVGGELTVKRVIADSPDPVRLGGIGYVLGDQLRGLIRSEVRTSVLGHIQRGGTPTAYDRNLATAYGSFAASMVIDGRFGRMVALQGNQLTSVRLEEVANKTRTVPMDTPMVAAALAVGTSFGIPGMDVRFEGHETSGSVS
- a CDS encoding deoxynucleoside kinase, whose protein sequence is MSASKVTKLPAPYPDHLTSRRVSDNNNKKFVAIAGNIGAGKSTLTGFISDYFQWDALYERVDDNPYLSDFYDDMERWSFNLQVFFLSSRFNHQRKIELAPQSVVQDRSIYEDAEIFARNLYEMGFMTERDFTNYQDLFAIMTSYLRPPDLLVYLRASVPTLVKHIESRGRDFESTIRIEYLKKLNVHYENWIERYDLGPKLVIDVDTIDFVNEDEHRREVLGQIEGRLFGLFPESAPKLSL